In a genomic window of Phragmites australis chromosome 14, lpPhrAust1.1, whole genome shotgun sequence:
- the LOC133890196 gene encoding agamous-like MADS-box protein AGL29: protein MVKDKPSMGRKKIEIKHIERKEARQVCFSKRRQGLFKKASELSILCGAMVGAVVFSPSGRPFSFGSPSIEAMVNRFHTLGAGSTIGGGSYDRSRVENTVQRMNLQYAELEQLMEAEKIRKERVKEEIEKEDCGRLMHLLTADISALGLDELQEFHKEITATQGVLKGKINQELQERQLMSVGSLNSSYELVEWLVINDSLASGAQGAGGSVDGPTSNFVGDGNK, encoded by the coding sequence ATGGTGAAGGATAAGCCATCCATGGGTAGGAAAAAGATCGAGATCAAGCATATCGAGCGTAAGGAAGCACGTCAGGTATGCTTCTCCAAGCGCCGCCAAGGTTTGTTCAAGAAGGCTAGCGAGCTCTCCATTCTATGTGGTGCAATGGTTGGTGCTGTTGTCTTCTCCCCTTCTGGTAGGCCCTTCTCCTTTGGTTCTCCCTCTATTGAAGCCATGGTCAATCGCTTCCACACCTTGGGCGCTGGCTCTACTATAGGTGGTGGAAGCTATGATCGAAGTAGGGTGGAAAACACCGTACAAAGGATGAATTTACAGTATGCAGAGTTGGAACAGCTGATGGAGGCTGAGAAGATAAGAAAGGAGAGGGTGAAGGAGGAAATTGAGAAGGAGGACTGTGGACGCCTGATGCATTTGTTGACTGCTGATATCTCTGCATTAGGGCTTGATGAGCTGCAAGAGTTCCACAAGGAGATTACAGCAACACAAGGTGTTCTCAAGGGAAAGATCAATCAGGAGCTTCAAGAGAGGCAACTAATGTCTGTAGGTTCTCTGAATTCCAGCTATGAACTTGTTGAGTGGCTTGTTATCAATGACTCCTTGGCTAGTGGTGCCCAAGGGGCTGGTGGCTCAGTGGATGGCCCAACAAGCAATTTTGTGGGTGATGGAAACAAGTAG
- the LOC133890197 gene encoding uncharacterized protein LOC133890197, with the protein MSRPDVPFNGKTVMFGGDFGQVLPVVRKGPMSEIVDSTLRKSYLWECMRDLRLVHNMRAQSDPWYVEYLLRIGNDTEEADGDGNIRIPDDICVPYIGKDADLNKLIDNVFSMLNANLTNPKYITSRSIVSTQNECVDTINMKMIGRFQGDEMEYHSFDRVEDDPHNYYPPESLNSLTPNGLPPHVLKLKVSS; encoded by the coding sequence ATGAGCCGGCCTGATGTCCCGTTCAATGGGAAGACGGTTATGTTTGGTGGTGACTTTGGACAAGTTCTCCCTGTTGTTCGAAAGGGGCCAATGTCTGAGATAGTTGATTCGACGTTGCGCAAGTCCTACCTATGGGAGTGCATGCGGGACCTAAGGCTCGTGCATAACATGAGGGCTCAGAGTGACCCATGGTATGTGGAATACCTACTGCGCATCGGTAATGACACCGAAGAGGCTGATGGTGATGGCAACATACGTATTCCTGATGATATATGTGTGCCATATATAGGAAAGGACGCAGACCTCAATAAACTTATAGACAACGTGTTTTCGATGCTCAACGCTAACCTGACTAACCCAAAGTACATAACGTCAAGATCCATCGTGTCCACACAGAATGAGTGTGTGGATACGATTAACATGAAGATGATTGGTCGTTTCCAGGGGGACGAGATGGAGTACCATAGCTTTGATCGCGTTGAAGATGACCCCCACAACTACTATCCCCCAGAATCCCTTAACTCTCTGACCCCAAACGGGCTGCCTCCGCATGTGCTAAAGCTCAAGGTCAGTAGCTAA